The Thermococcus henrietii genome segment CGAGTCCCCCTGGAGTGTGGATTATCAGGTCAATGGGCTTGTCCTTGGGGGCCATTCTGATAGCCCTGAGGATTTCCTCACTGTCTTCCATGCTGATGAAGCGGTAGAAGGGTATGCCGAAGAGCCCTATGCTCTCCTGCCTGTGAATCATCGTTATTACCGTCGAACCCCTCTTCTTGGACAGCTGTTGAAGGAGCCGTGCCCTCGCCATCTGAAGGCTCCTGTACTGCATCTGAGGCCATAGGAGCAGGTACAGGAAGAAAAGCCACCATATAAGCGAGCCGAAGAACCCACTTGCCGCGTCGCTCATGTTATCACCTAATAGAAAAAGATGGAGGAGTATTTATAGGCTTTGGTTCAGCCCTTTACAACCTGGGTTCCGGTCTTCCCCTCAAGGGCCTCCACTGCTTTATCGAGCGAGGCTATGATTCCCCTCTCACCTCCCCACTCGACGAACCTTATCACAGCCAGAACCTTCGGCCCCATGCTTCCCTTTTTGAAGTGGCCTTCCTCGTAGTACTTTCTCAGCTCTCCAACGGTAACCCTCTCAAGCCACTTCTCGTCCGGCTTTCCGAAGTTTATTGCCGCGCCGTTGACGTCGGTGAGAATCATGAAGATATCGGCCTTGACCTCCTCCGCCAGCTTCTCGCCGGCCAAATCCTTGTCTATGACCGCCTCAACACCTCTAAGCTCTCCGCCCTCCTCAACAACGGGAACGCCACCGCCACCGCTCGCGATGACTATGAAGCCCTTCTCAACGAGCTCCTGGATTACGGGGGCCTCGACGTGCCCCTTGGGGTCAGGGCTCGGCACTACCCTTCTCCAGCCCCTTCCAGCATCCTCAACGACAACCCAGCCCTTCTCCTTCGCGAGTTTTTTGGCCGTCTCCTCGTCGTAGAAGGGCCCGACTGGCTTGCTCGGGTTCTGGAAGGCAGGGTCGTTTTTATCCACAAGCGTCTGGGTCACTATCGTCGCGACTGGCCTGTCTATACCGCGCGCGCGGAGCTCGTTGATTAGGGCCTGCTGTATCATGTAGCCAATCTGCCCCTGCGTCATCGCGCCCGCGACGTCCATTGGCTGTGCGGGAATGCCGTAAACCTGCTGGCCCGCGTCCATATGGAGGAGCAGTGCACCGACCTGCGGACCGTTTCCGTGTGTTATAACGACCTCGTAGCCCCTCTCGATTATATCCGCTATCTGTCTGGCGGTTTTTCTCACGTTCTCCATCTGCTCCTCGTAGGTTCCCTTCTGACCTCGCTGGAGGATTGCGTTACCGCCAAGGGCTATGACGACTCTCTTCATGAGCATCACCTCCTGGGATGAAGGATTCTGTGCCTGGGCATAAAAACGTTCGTTAGGCCCCAACGGTGTTCATTTGAAAAAGGTTCGGCGGGCGGGAAACTTACTTTGCAAACGTAAAGAAAAATCGCGAAAGGGCTTTCCTTCACAAATACCATTCCGAAAAGCTTCCGAGACCGAGCCTCTCAAGCGTCCTCATCACGCCCAGCGCTATCCCCTCGACCTCTATCCCGCCGGGGGGCTTGTAGGCGTCGCCGACGACGTAGACGTCATTTACAGGAAAGTCTTCCACAACCTGACCGCTGGCGACCCTGTTCACGGGGTTTCCGTCGAGGTAGGTCTGTATCAGAAGGATTTCGCCCTCGCTATCGAGGTTCGGGAAGATTCTGTAGATGTCCTCAATGCCCTTCCTCTGCTCGGCCTTGACGTTTTTACTTTGCAAAGCGTGGTGGAGCATTATCAGAGTGTAACCCTCTTTAGCCAGCTCCGGGCTGAGCGAGGAGGGCTCGTTGTAGCCGTTTATCCTCTCTGTGTCGAGGGTAAACACGACGGTGTTGCCTATCCTCGGCTTCCCCTTCAGGGCGACGTTATACTTTATCCCTTCGCTCGGCTTTAGAGAGTCAATGCGCTTAAGGTAATCGCTGTCGAAGTTGTCCCTCCCAATCAGCTCGACGGTCTCCTTTATCCCAATGTTAGAAACGAGAACGTCGTAGGGAAACTCCTCGCCTTCGGCGGTGATGGCCTTCTTTTCATCAACGTCGACTTCAACAACTCTCTTC includes the following:
- the arcC gene encoding carbamate kinase, encoding MKRVVIALGGNAILQRGQKGTYEEQMENVRKTARQIADIIERGYEVVITHGNGPQVGALLLHMDAGQQVYGIPAQPMDVAGAMTQGQIGYMIQQALINELRARGIDRPVATIVTQTLVDKNDPAFQNPSKPVGPFYDEETAKKLAKEKGWVVVEDAGRGWRRVVPSPDPKGHVEAPVIQELVEKGFIVIASGGGGVPVVEEGGELRGVEAVIDKDLAGEKLAEEVKADIFMILTDVNGAAINFGKPDEKWLERVTVGELRKYYEEGHFKKGSMGPKVLAVIRFVEWGGERGIIASLDKAVEALEGKTGTQVVKG
- a CDS encoding phytoene desaturase family protein, whose protein sequence is MRAVVIGSGIGGLLTASFLAKNGYDVTVLEKSPRIGGRFANLPYRGFGLSTGAFHMLPHGEDGPLAHLLKLLGAKVQIVNSNPKGMIFYEGRTFHYREGWKYLSFTEKAKATKLLLDVKRNKLPGGEEAEMSGREWIREKIGDNEFVDLFIKSFLGWADSVLDVPAGELAREIKAALKWGGPGLIRGGCSAVTDELAGIVERNGGRVLTRKRVVEVDVDEKKAITAEGEEFPYDVLVSNIGIKETVELIGRDNFDSDYLKRIDSLKPSEGIKYNVALKGKPRIGNTVVFTLDTERINGYNEPSSLSPELAKEGYTLIMLHHALQSKNVKAEQRKGIEDIYRIFPNLDSEGEILLIQTYLDGNPVNRVASGQVVEDFPVNDVYVVGDAYKPPGGIEVEGIALGVMRTLERLGLGSFSEWYL